The Pieris rapae chromosome 16, ilPieRapa1.1, whole genome shotgun sequence genome includes a region encoding these proteins:
- the LOC110999661 gene encoding schwannomin-interacting protein 1 homolog isoform X1: MRIRNDINNGNIPIVDRKNVSLRDSQGRVKSDSLIQSSNIDNFHLWHNANEHIDNRTNFNSINSRTNESSVCNHLYKLSRLLEPDNTIDETITNSSRDIITTVNTNDSKNITSINEEQPFYDISDTEEMSEDSIHRVPRGIVNPNYPGFQHLAHTLQEYSSNIENFYQSENEMTDDDIDTDITDFEIKDANENYKELNNNKSEFTNGQLSKLTNSTFESTKQSDIPDLLKTISSNNNNDDAVNCDITFIGNDIENNFNTKDIIGDFNKEIEDEIKQLLNYNINIQDDLEDLRKDIKDNFEKPIETTINNISEVVNHVIKKLVKSDVGTETNVSSNEAKGEVNIVNMNQTNEVNVRMEINLSRPTFLLLDNCHEQIQDAALSDGKEEINLNEDEYDAEKLSNNVETTIKQLSTELRKIIPKLNEMRERDKLWADRPIITDGNSNRILMKSSNTSNSKKDTRSQTHYESNRQLNKLNYHRVPNKNPVKAQSGPKDPSKYAQHNSSVPQDNINNVADSELDTFDVYNIETALPKLDIDTIESYIKAAKEAERRKRNDREEIRKRLAMGIDSEEYYSLGHTDRPGKKPSLHSRLQNGKNLQICIMNETASDNESQCSDLDRSFSSNSKSLSRSSIFSKSSYNHPYQTRPLSVNITKQDKINTVQSGFKLHPASLISKSPKTRSTQSLNQIELKESDFYALQATLQTEARIALAQAKELARIQMEHERRSRPVSPVTEMLRRSMEKANVPLAPDRRRVSRQILTDMNIAQLQVIVNELHSQIECLNDSLVKLLMARDELHMGQDSMLVDIEDLTRYLGVKEQSKKSKGPAKSGVRRLTALVHK, encoded by the exons ATGAGGATTCGCAATGACATTAATAATGGCAACATACCGATTGTAGATAGAAAAAATGTATCACTTCGAGATTCGCAAGGAAGAGTAAAAAGTGATAGTTTAATTCAAAGCAGTAACATAGATAACTTTCATCTTTGGCATAATGCCAACGAGCATATAGACAATAGAAccaattttaattctattaattcAAGAACAAATGAGTCCTCAGTCTGTAACCATCTCTATAAATTGAGCAGGTTACTAGAACCAGATAACACAATTGATGAAACTATTACAAACAGTTCAAGAGACATTATTACAACAG taaataccaatgattcaaaaaatattacttcgaTTAACGAAGAACAACCCTTTTATGATATATCAGATACAGAAGAAATGTCGGAGGATAGTATTCATCGAGTACCAAGAGGAATTGTAAATCCAAATTATCCTGGCTTTCAACATTTAGCACATACACTTCAG GAGTATAGTTCAAATATAGAAAACTTTTATCAATCTGAAAATGAAATGACTGACGACGATATTGATACGGACATAactgattttgaaataaaggATGCTAATGAAAATTACAAGGAgcttaacaataataaatcagaGTTCACAAACGGCCAGTTAAGTAAATTGACCAATAGCACTTTCGAATCGACCAAGCAAAGTGACATCCCTGATCTTCTAAAAACGATCTCATCCAATAACAATAATGATGATGCCGTAAATTGCGATATTACTTTTATAGGAAATGATATAGAgaataatttcaatacaaaagatataatcGGCGATTTTAACAAAGAAATTGAAgatgaaattaaacaattattaaactacaatattaatattcaagaTGACTTGGAAGATCTTCGAAAAGatataaaagacaattttgAAAAACCAATCGAAACTACAATCAATAATATAAGTGAGGTGGTAaatcatgttataaaaaaactagtaaAGAGCGATGTTGGTACTGAAACAAACGTATCAAGTAATGAAGCTAAAGGTGAAGTAAATATTGTCAACATGAATCAAACAAATGAGGTTAATGTGAGAATGGAAATTAACTTGAGCAGGCCTACATTCTTATTACTGGATAACTGTCACGAACAAATACAAGATGCGGCTTTGTCTGATGGAAaggaagaaataaatttaaatgaagatGAGTATGATGCGgaaaaattaagcaataatGTAGAGACTACAATCAAGCAACTAAGCACAgagttaagaaaaataattcccaaattaaatgaaatgcgAGAACGCGATAAGTTATGGGCAGATAGGCCTATAATCACTGATGGGAATTCCAACAGGATATTAATGAAGTCAAGCAATACGTCAAATTCAAAGAAAGACACGCGCAGTCAAACTCATTATGAAAGCAACAggcaattaaataaactcaacTACCATCGTGTTCCGAATAAAAACCCTGTAAAGGCTCAAAG tggaCCTAAAGATCCTTCCAAATATGCTCAACACAATTCGTCCGTCCCtcaagataatattaataatgtagcAGACAGTGAGTTGg ATACCTTCgatgtttataatatagaaacaGCGCTGCCGAAGTTAGATATAGACACTATAGAAAGTTACATAAAGGCCGCGAAAGAGGCAGAAAGACGT aAACGAAATGATAGGGAGGAAATCAGGAAAAGGTTAGCTATGGGTATAGATTCAGAAGAATACTATAGTCTGGGTCACACCGACCGGCCAGGGAAAAAACCCAGCTTACATTCACGATTACAAAATG gaaaaaatttacaaatatgtatcATGAATGAGACAGCTTCTGATAATGAATCTCAATGCTCAGACTTGGACAGAAGTTTTAGTAGTAATAGTAAAAGTTTATCACGTTCAAGTATATTCAGCAAGAGTAGTTATAACCATCCCTATCAGACGAGACCACTTTCTGTCAACATAACaaaacaagataaaataaacacagttCAGAGTG GTTTCAAGTTGCACCCTGCATCTTTAATATCTAAATCACCAAAAACCCGTTCAACCCAATCTTTGAATCAGATTGAATTAAAGGAATCTGATTTCTATGCACTGCAAGCAACACTGCAGACTGAAGCTAGAATTGCCTTAGCACAAGCGAAGGAATTGGCCCGCATACAAATGGAG CATGAGCGAAGAAGTCGACCAGTATCACCTGTCACTGAAATGTTACGTCGCAGTATGGAGAAGGCCAACGTGCCACTTGCGCCTGATCGTCGGCGCGTTTCAAGGCAGATACTTACTGATATGAACATAGCTCAATTACAG gtaATTGTCAATGAGCTGCACTCTCAAATTGAGTGTCTTAACGACTCACTTGTCAAACTTTTGATGGCCAGAGACGAATTACACATGGGGCAAGACTCTATGCTTGTTGATATTGAGGACCTTACCCGATACTT
- the LOC110999661 gene encoding schwannomin-interacting protein 1 homolog isoform X2, translated as MRIRNDINNGNIPIVDRKNVSLRDSQGRVKSDSLIQSSNIDNFHLWHNANEHIDNRTNFNSINSRTNESSVCNHLYKLSRLLEPDNTIDETITNSSRDIITTVNTNDSKNITSINEEQPFYDISDTEEMSEDSIHRVPRGIVNPNYPGFQHLAHTLQEYSSNIENFYQSENEMTDDDIDTDITDFEIKDANENYKELNNNKSEFTNGQLSKLTNSTFESTKQSDIPDLLKTISSNNNNDDAVNCDITFIGNDIENNFNTKDIIGDFNKEIEDEIKQLLNYNINIQDDLEDLRKDIKDNFEKPIETTINNISEVVNHVIKKLVKSDVGTETNVSSNEAKGEVNIVNMNQTNEVNVRMEINLSRPTFLLLDNCHEQIQDAALSDGKEEINLNEDEYDAEKLSNNVETTIKQLSTELRKIIPKLNEMRERDKLWADRPIITDGNSNRILMKSSNTSNSKKDTRSQTHYESNRQLNKLNYHRVPNKNPVKAQSGPKDPSKYAQHNSSVPQDNINNVADSELDTFDVYNIETALPKLDIDTIESYIKAAKEAERRKRNDREEIRKRLAMGIDSEEYYSLGHTDRPGKKPSLHSRLQNGFKLHPASLISKSPKTRSTQSLNQIELKESDFYALQATLQTEARIALAQAKELARIQMEHERRSRPVSPVTEMLRRSMEKANVPLAPDRRRVSRQILTDMNIAQLQVIVNELHSQIECLNDSLVKLLMARDELHMGQDSMLVDIEDLTRYLGVKEQSKKSKGPAKSGVRRLTALVHK; from the exons ATGAGGATTCGCAATGACATTAATAATGGCAACATACCGATTGTAGATAGAAAAAATGTATCACTTCGAGATTCGCAAGGAAGAGTAAAAAGTGATAGTTTAATTCAAAGCAGTAACATAGATAACTTTCATCTTTGGCATAATGCCAACGAGCATATAGACAATAGAAccaattttaattctattaattcAAGAACAAATGAGTCCTCAGTCTGTAACCATCTCTATAAATTGAGCAGGTTACTAGAACCAGATAACACAATTGATGAAACTATTACAAACAGTTCAAGAGACATTATTACAACAG taaataccaatgattcaaaaaatattacttcgaTTAACGAAGAACAACCCTTTTATGATATATCAGATACAGAAGAAATGTCGGAGGATAGTATTCATCGAGTACCAAGAGGAATTGTAAATCCAAATTATCCTGGCTTTCAACATTTAGCACATACACTTCAG GAGTATAGTTCAAATATAGAAAACTTTTATCAATCTGAAAATGAAATGACTGACGACGATATTGATACGGACATAactgattttgaaataaaggATGCTAATGAAAATTACAAGGAgcttaacaataataaatcagaGTTCACAAACGGCCAGTTAAGTAAATTGACCAATAGCACTTTCGAATCGACCAAGCAAAGTGACATCCCTGATCTTCTAAAAACGATCTCATCCAATAACAATAATGATGATGCCGTAAATTGCGATATTACTTTTATAGGAAATGATATAGAgaataatttcaatacaaaagatataatcGGCGATTTTAACAAAGAAATTGAAgatgaaattaaacaattattaaactacaatattaatattcaagaTGACTTGGAAGATCTTCGAAAAGatataaaagacaattttgAAAAACCAATCGAAACTACAATCAATAATATAAGTGAGGTGGTAaatcatgttataaaaaaactagtaaAGAGCGATGTTGGTACTGAAACAAACGTATCAAGTAATGAAGCTAAAGGTGAAGTAAATATTGTCAACATGAATCAAACAAATGAGGTTAATGTGAGAATGGAAATTAACTTGAGCAGGCCTACATTCTTATTACTGGATAACTGTCACGAACAAATACAAGATGCGGCTTTGTCTGATGGAAaggaagaaataaatttaaatgaagatGAGTATGATGCGgaaaaattaagcaataatGTAGAGACTACAATCAAGCAACTAAGCACAgagttaagaaaaataattcccaaattaaatgaaatgcgAGAACGCGATAAGTTATGGGCAGATAGGCCTATAATCACTGATGGGAATTCCAACAGGATATTAATGAAGTCAAGCAATACGTCAAATTCAAAGAAAGACACGCGCAGTCAAACTCATTATGAAAGCAACAggcaattaaataaactcaacTACCATCGTGTTCCGAATAAAAACCCTGTAAAGGCTCAAAG tggaCCTAAAGATCCTTCCAAATATGCTCAACACAATTCGTCCGTCCCtcaagataatattaataatgtagcAGACAGTGAGTTGg ATACCTTCgatgtttataatatagaaacaGCGCTGCCGAAGTTAGATATAGACACTATAGAAAGTTACATAAAGGCCGCGAAAGAGGCAGAAAGACGT aAACGAAATGATAGGGAGGAAATCAGGAAAAGGTTAGCTATGGGTATAGATTCAGAAGAATACTATAGTCTGGGTCACACCGACCGGCCAGGGAAAAAACCCAGCTTACATTCACGATTACAAAATG GTTTCAAGTTGCACCCTGCATCTTTAATATCTAAATCACCAAAAACCCGTTCAACCCAATCTTTGAATCAGATTGAATTAAAGGAATCTGATTTCTATGCACTGCAAGCAACACTGCAGACTGAAGCTAGAATTGCCTTAGCACAAGCGAAGGAATTGGCCCGCATACAAATGGAG CATGAGCGAAGAAGTCGACCAGTATCACCTGTCACTGAAATGTTACGTCGCAGTATGGAGAAGGCCAACGTGCCACTTGCGCCTGATCGTCGGCGCGTTTCAAGGCAGATACTTACTGATATGAACATAGCTCAATTACAG gtaATTGTCAATGAGCTGCACTCTCAAATTGAGTGTCTTAACGACTCACTTGTCAAACTTTTGATGGCCAGAGACGAATTACACATGGGGCAAGACTCTATGCTTGTTGATATTGAGGACCTTACCCGATACTT
- the LOC110999661 gene encoding schwannomin-interacting protein 1 isoform X3, with amino-acid sequence MSGPKDPSKYAQHNSSVPQDNINNVADSELDTFDVYNIETALPKLDIDTIESYIKAAKEAERRKRNDREEIRKRLAMGIDSEEYYSLGHTDRPGKKPSLHSRLQNGKNLQICIMNETASDNESQCSDLDRSFSSNSKSLSRSSIFSKSSYNHPYQTRPLSVNITKQDKINTVQSGFKLHPASLISKSPKTRSTQSLNQIELKESDFYALQATLQTEARIALAQAKELARIQMEHERRSRPVSPVTEMLRRSMEKANVPLAPDRRRVSRQILTDMNIAQLQVIVNELHSQIECLNDSLVKLLMARDELHMGQDSMLVDIEDLTRYLGVKEQSKKSKGPAKSGVRRLTALVHK; translated from the exons ATGAG tggaCCTAAAGATCCTTCCAAATATGCTCAACACAATTCGTCCGTCCCtcaagataatattaataatgtagcAGACAGTGAGTTGg ATACCTTCgatgtttataatatagaaacaGCGCTGCCGAAGTTAGATATAGACACTATAGAAAGTTACATAAAGGCCGCGAAAGAGGCAGAAAGACGT aAACGAAATGATAGGGAGGAAATCAGGAAAAGGTTAGCTATGGGTATAGATTCAGAAGAATACTATAGTCTGGGTCACACCGACCGGCCAGGGAAAAAACCCAGCTTACATTCACGATTACAAAATG gaaaaaatttacaaatatgtatcATGAATGAGACAGCTTCTGATAATGAATCTCAATGCTCAGACTTGGACAGAAGTTTTAGTAGTAATAGTAAAAGTTTATCACGTTCAAGTATATTCAGCAAGAGTAGTTATAACCATCCCTATCAGACGAGACCACTTTCTGTCAACATAACaaaacaagataaaataaacacagttCAGAGTG GTTTCAAGTTGCACCCTGCATCTTTAATATCTAAATCACCAAAAACCCGTTCAACCCAATCTTTGAATCAGATTGAATTAAAGGAATCTGATTTCTATGCACTGCAAGCAACACTGCAGACTGAAGCTAGAATTGCCTTAGCACAAGCGAAGGAATTGGCCCGCATACAAATGGAG CATGAGCGAAGAAGTCGACCAGTATCACCTGTCACTGAAATGTTACGTCGCAGTATGGAGAAGGCCAACGTGCCACTTGCGCCTGATCGTCGGCGCGTTTCAAGGCAGATACTTACTGATATGAACATAGCTCAATTACAG gtaATTGTCAATGAGCTGCACTCTCAAATTGAGTGTCTTAACGACTCACTTGTCAAACTTTTGATGGCCAGAGACGAATTACACATGGGGCAAGACTCTATGCTTGTTGATATTGAGGACCTTACCCGATACTT